One Streptomyces sp. R28 DNA window includes the following coding sequences:
- a CDS encoding alpha/beta hydrolase fold domain-containing protein — MAAAGAAVAAAATLVTAAGAATPAPAGAAAPVPKVQVTKDLAYAPAQPVGTEGHLLDLYVPRSKKPVPLVISTRGSAWLADNGRRDADKVAAELNPAGYAVAGVSIRSSSQAQFPSQLHDIKAAIRWLRAHARTYNLDPERFAIMGDSSGGWTSAMAAVTSNNPELEGDVGVSGPSSAVQAAVPFYPPTDFLQMDAHMPDNCEEFNAIMGITGCHNDPRSPESRLLGCTITECPPAKVAAANPLTYIGKRPVPPTLILHGEPDALVPYHQGRLLYEKLAATGHDARMISFPKAAHGTLFEMLTDDATREGAYEEAARGGHSTPVRPVTPTWNTVISFLNQHLR; from the coding sequence GTGGCGGCGGCAGGTGCGGCGGTGGCCGCGGCGGCGACCCTCGTCACGGCTGCGGGGGCCGCCACCCCGGCCCCCGCAGGGGCTGCGGCCCCCGTTCCCAAGGTGCAGGTCACCAAGGACCTCGCCTACGCGCCCGCTCAGCCCGTCGGCACCGAGGGCCATCTGCTCGACCTGTATGTGCCCCGGTCCAAGAAGCCCGTCCCGCTGGTGATCTCGACGCGCGGTTCCGCCTGGCTGGCGGACAACGGACGCCGGGACGCCGACAAGGTGGCCGCCGAACTCAACCCGGCCGGGTACGCCGTCGCCGGTGTGTCCATCCGCTCCAGCTCCCAGGCCCAATTCCCGTCCCAGCTCCATGACATCAAGGCCGCCATCCGCTGGCTGCGCGCCCACGCGAGGACGTACAACCTCGACCCCGAGCGCTTCGCGATCATGGGCGACTCCTCCGGCGGCTGGACCTCCGCGATGGCCGCCGTCACCAGCAACAACCCCGAGCTGGAAGGCGACGTCGGCGTCAGCGGCCCCTCCAGTGCCGTGCAGGCCGCCGTCCCCTTCTACCCGCCGACCGACTTCCTTCAGATGGACGCGCACATGCCGGACAACTGCGAGGAGTTCAACGCCATCATGGGGATCACCGGCTGCCACAACGACCCGCGCTCCCCCGAGTCGAGGCTGCTCGGCTGCACCATCACGGAGTGCCCGCCCGCCAAGGTCGCCGCCGCCAACCCCCTCACCTACATCGGCAAGCGGCCCGTCCCGCCGACGCTGATCCTCCACGGTGAGCCGGACGCCCTCGTGCCGTACCACCAGGGCCGGCTGCTGTACGAGAAGCTGGCCGCCACGGGACACGACGCGCGCATGATCTCCTTCCCGAAGGCGGCCCACGGCACGCTCTTCGAAATGCTCACCGACGACGCGACCCGCGAGGGCGCCTATGAGGAGGCCGCACGGGGCGGGCACTCCACACCCGTCCGTCCGGTGACCCCGACCTGGAACACCGTCATCTCCTTCCTGAACCAGCACCTGCGCTGA
- a CDS encoding DUF899 domain-containing protein, whose protein sequence is MTTTPDDPTPALPGRPPVVDLAPWQAARDELLVREKAHTHEGDAIAAARRRLPMVEFDGTVEVVGPDGPVPFLDLFQGRDELVVYQHMWYDGAPHQGQCEGCTTTAWHLKDAVYLNARGVSFAVLTTGPWDEVASYVEFMGYTQPWYSVRDVDAPVGGDMGYLTSFLRDGDRVFLTYSTTGRGNERVNGSLGLLDMTPYGRGEAWEDNPEGWPEGRDACWSWRSDADGNPTWGPTGRPVPQWTRPGATPVQTLGRHGHHH, encoded by the coding sequence ATGACGACCACGCCGGATGACCCGACCCCCGCGCTGCCCGGCCGCCCGCCCGTCGTTGACCTGGCCCCCTGGCAGGCAGCCCGTGACGAGCTGCTGGTCCGCGAGAAGGCCCACACCCACGAGGGCGACGCCATCGCCGCGGCCCGCCGCCGGCTGCCGATGGTGGAGTTCGACGGGACGGTCGAGGTCGTCGGACCCGACGGCCCGGTCCCGTTCCTGGACCTGTTCCAGGGGCGCGACGAGCTCGTGGTCTACCAGCACATGTGGTACGACGGCGCGCCGCACCAGGGTCAGTGCGAGGGCTGCACCACCACGGCCTGGCACCTGAAGGACGCCGTCTACCTCAACGCCCGCGGTGTGTCGTTCGCCGTCCTGACCACGGGGCCGTGGGACGAGGTGGCCTCGTACGTCGAGTTCATGGGCTACACCCAGCCCTGGTACTCGGTGCGCGACGTGGACGCGCCGGTCGGCGGCGACATGGGTTACCTCACCTCCTTCCTGCGCGACGGCGACCGCGTGTTCCTCACCTACTCCACGACGGGCCGTGGCAACGAGCGGGTCAACGGTTCCCTCGGCCTGCTCGACATGACGCCCTACGGCCGCGGCGAGGCGTGGGAGGACAACCCCGAGGGCTGGCCCGAAGGACGCGATGCGTGTTGGTCCTGGCGCTCGGACGCGGACGGGAACCCCACCTGGGGCCCGACCGGGCGCCCCGTACCGCAGTGGACCCGCCCCGGCGCGACGCCCGTGCAGACCCTGGGCCGGCACGGCCACCACCACTGA
- a CDS encoding SDR family NAD(P)-dependent oxidoreductase, whose product MTTTDQRPLGSPFSATSSAEDVMAGLDLSGTTAVVTGGYSGLGLETTRGLAAAGARVIVPARRPGIARAALKDVDGCDVVPMDLADLDSVRSAAAQINESLDRLDLLMAVAGVMATPEWRVGPGWEGQFAVNHFGHFALVCELYPLLAAGGGARVVVNSSAGHTLTDIRRHDPHFRTGYDKWLAYGQSKTANSLFAVRLDTLGRDDGIQAFALHPGKIITGLQREMTLQEQIDRGWVDEQGNVIGAGFKTPSQGAATGLWAATSALLDDRGGLYLEDCDVARVSAPAEPMDDGGVREYAIAPDAAARLWDLSVAATGAAVPITR is encoded by the coding sequence ATGACCACCACTGATCAGCGGCCGCTCGGCTCGCCCTTCTCCGCCACCAGCAGCGCCGAGGACGTCATGGCCGGCCTCGACCTCTCGGGCACCACCGCCGTCGTGACCGGGGGTTACTCCGGACTCGGTCTGGAGACCACCCGGGGCCTGGCCGCCGCCGGGGCCCGAGTCATCGTTCCGGCACGCCGGCCCGGCATCGCCCGCGCCGCGCTCAAGGATGTGGACGGCTGCGACGTCGTCCCCATGGACCTGGCCGACCTCGACAGCGTGCGCAGCGCCGCCGCGCAGATCAACGAATCCCTCGACCGGCTCGACCTCCTCATGGCCGTCGCCGGCGTCATGGCCACCCCTGAGTGGCGCGTCGGACCGGGCTGGGAAGGCCAGTTCGCCGTCAACCACTTCGGGCACTTCGCGCTCGTCTGCGAGCTCTACCCGCTCCTCGCCGCCGGTGGCGGTGCGCGCGTCGTCGTCAACAGCTCCGCGGGGCACACCCTGACCGACATCCGCCGGCACGACCCGCACTTTCGCACCGGGTACGACAAGTGGCTGGCCTACGGCCAGTCCAAGACCGCCAACTCCCTGTTCGCCGTGCGGCTCGACACCCTCGGGCGCGACGACGGCATCCAGGCGTTCGCTCTCCACCCGGGCAAGATCATTACCGGCCTCCAGCGAGAGATGACGCTCCAGGAGCAGATCGACCGCGGATGGGTGGACGAGCAGGGCAACGTGATCGGCGCCGGCTTCAAGACACCTTCCCAAGGCGCCGCCACCGGTCTGTGGGCGGCCACGTCCGCACTCCTCGACGACCGCGGCGGGCTCTACCTCGAAGACTGCGACGTCGCCCGCGTCTCCGCCCCCGCCGAGCCCATGGATGACGGCGGCGTCCGCGAGTATGCCATCGCCCCGGACGCGGCCGCGCGGCTGTGGGACCTGTCCGTCGCGGCGACCGGCGCCGCCGTCCCGATCACTCGATGA
- a CDS encoding MerR family transcriptional regulator, protein MTTTETPADPLSIGQAAERTGLSVHALRFYEREGLLVGPVRRTAGGRRRYTTADVDWLLICVKLRESGMPLADLKQFAELVRQGPGNEAERLQLLDAHQQRVEEQIEALEECRSVIAWKVGVYAEHLARDEAGGLWDPTVRDGRRAPGSRDTA, encoded by the coding sequence ATGACGACCACCGAGACCCCCGCGGATCCACTGAGCATCGGCCAAGCAGCCGAGCGGACCGGGCTCAGCGTGCACGCACTGCGCTTCTACGAGCGCGAGGGCCTGCTGGTCGGACCGGTCCGGCGCACCGCGGGCGGCCGACGGCGATACACCACCGCCGACGTCGACTGGCTGCTGATCTGCGTCAAACTGCGGGAATCCGGCATGCCGCTCGCCGATCTCAAGCAGTTCGCCGAGCTGGTACGGCAGGGTCCGGGCAACGAGGCCGAGCGCCTGCAGCTCCTCGACGCCCACCAGCAGCGCGTCGAGGAGCAGATAGAGGCACTGGAGGAGTGCCGTTCCGTCATCGCCTGGAAGGTCGGCGTCTACGCCGAGCACCTCGCCCGCGACGAGGCCGGCGGCCTCTGGGACCCGACAGTGCGAGACGGCCGTCGGGCTCCCGGTTCACGAGACACAGCCTGA
- a CDS encoding cytochrome P450, with protein sequence METEAGLAPVPGVPGVPGVPGVSGVPGTGRPVPEAEPGLVAGWRSGGGELVELLAQVRERVGGVAAFRIGPAPTVLVTDPTAVQHVLARHPERYVKRSHRARLLIGDGVMAATGEAWKRQRRLLQSQFTGTGMRRYEQRITAAARTTAERWDGYARTGETFDVGREMHRFALDAIWRSLTGHPLDDRTERELTAVEAVASAIPTLPADISEAQDAVAADLARIDAVARRAIEAARSGAAGPDGPGLVHVLTDAATERPEYTDRLIRDELVTLLAAGHETTATTLSWLYLLLDRHPAAREQALAAGAEGTPQRRQAIQALVHETLRLYPSAWLLPRHAAEADTLAGHTIEAGTDILVCPYLTHRDPELWPEPEHFDPRRFTAPDGRPAHPGAYFPFGIGPRACLGLQFALRESTVLLEHLLPFHTPAFSSTPAGAKYGITVRPDGPAPATLVPPPGS encoded by the coding sequence ATGGAAACCGAAGCCGGTCTCGCCCCCGTTCCCGGTGTTCCCGGTGTTCCCGGTGTTCCCGGTGTTTCAGGCGTTCCAGGAACCGGGCGGCCGGTCCCCGAAGCCGAGCCGGGGCTCGTGGCGGGGTGGCGTTCGGGGGGAGGCGAACTGGTCGAGCTGCTGGCGCAGGTGCGCGAGCGGGTCGGTGGCGTCGCCGCGTTCCGGATCGGGCCGGCTCCCACCGTTCTCGTCACCGATCCGACGGCCGTCCAGCACGTCCTCGCCCGGCACCCGGAGCGGTACGTCAAGCGCTCCCACCGCGCCCGCCTGCTGATCGGCGACGGCGTCATGGCCGCCACCGGTGAGGCGTGGAAGCGGCAACGCCGCCTGTTGCAGTCCCAGTTCACCGGCACCGGGATGCGCCGCTACGAGCAGCGGATCACCGCGGCCGCCCGGACCACCGCCGAGCGCTGGGACGGGTACGCCCGGACCGGGGAGACCTTCGACGTGGGGCGGGAGATGCACCGCTTCGCCCTCGACGCCATCTGGCGCTCCCTCACCGGGCACCCCCTCGACGACCGGACCGAGCGCGAACTGACCGCCGTGGAGGCCGTGGCGAGCGCCATTCCGACCTTGCCCGCCGACATCTCCGAGGCCCAGGACGCCGTCGCCGCCGACCTCGCCCGGATCGACGCCGTCGCCCGGCGTGCCATCGAGGCCGCCCGCAGCGGGGCGGCCGGTCCCGACGGCCCGGGCCTGGTGCACGTCCTGACCGACGCCGCCACCGAACGCCCCGAATACACCGACCGGCTGATCCGCGACGAACTGGTCACGCTGCTCGCCGCCGGGCACGAGACCACCGCGACCACCCTGAGCTGGCTCTACCTGCTCCTGGACCGGCACCCCGCCGCCCGCGAACAAGCCCTCGCCGCCGGCGCGGAAGGCACACCGCAACGCCGCCAGGCCATCCAAGCGCTGGTCCACGAGACGCTCCGGCTCTACCCCTCCGCCTGGCTCCTGCCCCGCCACGCCGCCGAAGCCGACACTCTCGCCGGCCACACCATCGAGGCGGGCACCGACATCCTCGTATGCCCGTACCTCACCCACCGCGACCCCGAACTGTGGCCGGAGCCGGAGCACTTCGACCCCCGGCGCTTCACCGCCCCGGACGGCCGGCCCGCCCACCCGGGTGCCTACTTCCCCTTCGGTATCGGCCCCCGAGCCTGCCTCGGTCTGCAATTCGCGCTCCGCGAATCGACGGTCCTGCTCGAACACCTGCTGCCGTTCCACACCCCGGCCTTCTCCTCCACCCCGGCGGGGGCGAAGTACGGCATCACCGTCCGGCCCGACGGCCCCGCACCCGCAACTCTGGTACCGCCACCGGGAAGTTGA
- a CDS encoding flavin-containing monooxygenase — protein sequence MRACVVGAGPGGIVTAKVLLENGFDVTVLDKYQQVGGIWSAEGCYVGLANQAALRLFEFADLPNRLHFAGAVDTQRYLEKYAETFGVLDRVRPGTEVISIRAVEGPGRLGASGWVIDSRPAGDKAAEVQRESFDYVVVASGAHHHAHLPELPGRESFGGTVLHSNEVRAGTFSGRRVVVVGGGKSALDLATRAAREAASATLVQRKVNWMVPERLLLGLVGYKWILFSRFGEALLPRYHDPACVRPIDRIDERVKRALWWLITRDMLFSTGLYRLPRQLRPAHPLPFHLAHAGVMPRGYVRAVRRGLIAPKVSAVEAYTDKGLRLATGEEVAADVIVFATGHHKVFPFLDPGVRVHDSTGRLRLYRGIVPPGADRLGFVGFRQVFNNIMGVELTAHWLTSHFRATLRSTPGEQEMRDAIDARLDWQEQVLPGSGGYDFGPYDIHCADELLHDMGLPSLRAGNLLAEYLLPGGVAHRYAGLTRSRPAK from the coding sequence ATGAGAGCGTGTGTGGTCGGGGCCGGCCCCGGGGGAATCGTCACCGCCAAGGTCCTGCTGGAGAACGGCTTCGACGTCACGGTCCTCGACAAGTACCAGCAGGTCGGCGGGATCTGGTCAGCGGAAGGCTGCTACGTCGGGCTGGCCAACCAGGCCGCGCTGCGCCTCTTCGAATTCGCGGACCTGCCCAACCGCCTGCACTTCGCCGGCGCGGTGGACACGCAGCGCTATCTGGAGAAGTACGCCGAGACCTTCGGTGTGCTGGACCGCGTCCGACCCGGCACCGAGGTGATCTCCATCCGGGCGGTGGAAGGGCCTGGGCGGCTGGGCGCCTCCGGCTGGGTGATCGACTCCCGGCCCGCCGGTGACAAGGCGGCGGAGGTGCAGCGCGAAAGCTTCGACTACGTCGTCGTCGCCAGCGGGGCTCATCATCATGCCCACCTGCCCGAGCTGCCCGGGCGTGAGTCGTTCGGCGGGACCGTGCTGCACTCCAACGAGGTGCGGGCCGGGACGTTCTCCGGCCGGCGTGTGGTCGTCGTGGGGGGCGGCAAGTCCGCGTTGGACCTGGCGACCCGCGCGGCGCGCGAGGCGGCCTCGGCCACCCTCGTGCAGCGCAAGGTGAACTGGATGGTCCCGGAGCGGCTCCTGCTCGGGCTGGTCGGCTACAAGTGGATCCTGTTCAGCCGGTTCGGTGAGGCGCTCCTGCCCCGCTACCACGATCCGGCCTGTGTCCGTCCGATCGACCGTATCGACGAGCGGGTCAAGCGGGCTCTGTGGTGGCTCATCACCCGCGACATGCTGTTCTCCACGGGGCTGTACCGGCTGCCGAGGCAGCTGCGGCCCGCTCACCCGCTCCCCTTCCACCTGGCCCACGCGGGAGTGATGCCACGCGGCTACGTGCGAGCCGTCCGCCGCGGCCTGATCGCCCCCAAGGTCAGTGCCGTCGAGGCGTACACCGACAAGGGGCTGCGCCTGGCGACCGGCGAGGAAGTGGCGGCGGATGTCATCGTGTTCGCCACGGGCCACCACAAAGTGTTCCCGTTCCTGGATCCGGGCGTCCGAGTGCACGACTCCACCGGGCGGCTGCGGCTCTACCGAGGCATCGTGCCGCCCGGCGCCGACCGGCTGGGGTTCGTCGGTTTCCGGCAGGTCTTCAACAACATCATGGGCGTGGAACTCACCGCGCACTGGCTGACCAGTCATTTCCGGGCGACCCTGCGTTCCACCCCGGGCGAGCAGGAGATGCGGGACGCCATCGACGCTCGCCTGGATTGGCAGGAGCAGGTGCTGCCGGGCTCCGGCGGCTACGACTTCGGCCCCTACGACATCCACTGCGCGGACGAACTCCTGCACGACATGGGGTTGCCGTCCCTGCGCGCCGGCAACCTGCTGGCCGAGTACCTGCTTCCGGGCGGAGTCGCACACCGCTACGCGGGCCTGACCCGGTCGAGGCCGGCGAAGTGA
- a CDS encoding RidA family protein, translated as MAITLVNPTGLPKIDAYRQVSVASGSKLVFLAGQVSWDADGVTVGEGDLAAQVEQSYVNVATALAEVGASFADVAKLTVYVVDWTPDKMPRLMDGIARAGKRLGDTPVPPATLIGVAALDVPEHLVEVEATAVLD; from the coding sequence ATGGCCATCACCCTGGTGAATCCCACCGGACTGCCGAAGATCGACGCCTACCGGCAGGTGTCGGTCGCATCCGGTTCGAAGCTGGTCTTCCTGGCCGGACAGGTCTCCTGGGACGCCGACGGCGTCACGGTCGGCGAAGGGGATCTCGCCGCTCAGGTCGAGCAGTCCTACGTCAACGTCGCCACCGCTCTGGCCGAGGTCGGCGCCTCCTTCGCCGACGTGGCGAAGCTGACCGTCTACGTCGTCGACTGGACCCCCGACAAGATGCCCCGGCTCATGGACGGCATTGCCCGCGCGGGCAAGCGACTGGGAGACACGCCGGTACCGCCCGCCACGCTGATCGGCGTCGCGGCGCTGGACGTACCGGAGCATCTGGTCGAGGTGGAGGCCACCGCGGTCCTGGACTGA
- a CDS encoding winged helix-turn-helix transcriptional regulator produces MVTKQFNGSADEADLTRADSLAREIFSDIANKWALLIIESLGERTLRFSEVRAGIEGISHKMLTQNLRMLERNGLVDRTVHATVPPKVEYTLTESGQALRVTIDGMCDWTHTYLGHIEESRRRFDG; encoded by the coding sequence ATGGTGACCAAGCAGTTCAACGGCTCGGCGGACGAAGCGGACCTGACGCGGGCGGACTCCCTGGCGCGGGAGATCTTCTCCGACATCGCCAACAAGTGGGCGCTTCTGATCATCGAATCCCTCGGTGAGCGCACCCTGCGCTTCAGCGAGGTGCGGGCCGGGATCGAGGGCATCAGCCACAAGATGCTCACCCAGAACCTGCGCATGCTGGAGCGCAATGGCCTCGTCGACCGCACCGTTCACGCCACCGTGCCGCCGAAGGTCGAGTACACCCTCACCGAATCCGGTCAGGCCCTGCGCGTGACGATCGACGGCATGTGCGACTGGACCCACACGTACCTGGGCCACATCGAGGAGTCGCGGCGGCGCTTCGACGGCTGA
- a CDS encoding DUF6174 domain-containing protein — MTVVPLAARPVSQVALIGGMFCALAACGTETSASSATEAPTRATWQEPASYTYTLRSSEGERSLLGIFRITVRDGAVAEAVGLDDSGRRVVEDVPDAVPTIGALLDELDQARRDDADTAEADYAADGHPVRISLDWEENAIDDEALYVISAYEPTDGRSAGR; from the coding sequence ATGACCGTCGTACCGCTCGCTGCCCGTCCCGTGTCCCAGGTCGCGCTGATCGGAGGGATGTTCTGCGCGCTCGCCGCCTGCGGCACCGAGACCTCGGCGTCATCGGCGACTGAGGCGCCGACGCGGGCCACGTGGCAGGAGCCCGCCTCGTACACGTACACGCTCCGCTCGAGCGAAGGGGAGCGGAGCCTGCTCGGCATCTTCCGGATCACCGTGCGCGACGGCGCCGTGGCCGAGGCGGTGGGCCTCGACGACAGCGGCCGGCGCGTGGTCGAGGACGTCCCCGACGCGGTGCCCACCATCGGGGCGCTCCTCGACGAACTGGACCAGGCCCGACGGGACGACGCGGACACCGCCGAGGCGGACTACGCCGCCGACGGGCATCCCGTGCGGATCTCCCTGGACTGGGAGGAGAACGCGATCGACGACGAGGCCCTCTACGTCATCAGCGCCTACGAGCCGACCGACGGCCGGAGCGCCGGCCGCTGA
- a CDS encoding carbonic anhydrase: MITGCSSKTDTGTAADRTAAVGAAATPSPSPIAAPDSPWAAFARLMDGNKRWVDGTLQHPNRDLDRRAFVAPEQDPYGVILSCIDSRVPPELLFDTGLGDLFVMRTGGQVVAPVVTGSVEYGPMTSGTPLIVVLGHQRCGAVKASYKALKDNKPLPGTLQSIAEALRPAYEAISQQKHADPVDAMTRVHVKQTAADLRSNADLAPLVKKGDLAVVSAYYSLDTGRVEVLTGAPSA, from the coding sequence GTGATAACCGGCTGTTCGTCGAAGACGGACACCGGCACGGCAGCGGACAGGACGGCGGCCGTCGGAGCGGCGGCGACCCCCTCACCCTCGCCGATCGCAGCCCCGGACTCGCCATGGGCGGCGTTCGCGCGGCTGATGGACGGCAACAAGCGCTGGGTGGACGGGACGCTCCAGCACCCCAACCGGGATCTCGACCGGCGCGCGTTCGTCGCCCCGGAGCAGGACCCGTACGGCGTCATCCTCTCCTGCATCGACTCCCGGGTGCCGCCGGAGCTCCTCTTCGACACCGGGCTCGGCGACCTGTTCGTGATGCGCACCGGCGGGCAGGTCGTGGCACCGGTGGTCACCGGTTCCGTCGAGTACGGGCCCATGACCTCGGGGACCCCGCTGATCGTCGTCCTCGGGCACCAGCGCTGCGGCGCGGTCAAGGCGTCGTACAAGGCCCTGAAGGACAACAAGCCGCTGCCGGGCACCCTGCAGTCCATCGCCGAAGCCCTGCGCCCGGCGTACGAGGCGATCTCCCAGCAGAAGCACGCGGACCCGGTCGACGCCATGACCCGCGTCCACGTCAAGCAGACCGCCGCCGATCTGCGGAGCAACGCCGATCTCGCCCCGCTCGTGAAGAAGGGCGACCTGGCCGTCGTCAGCGCCTACTACTCGCTCGACACCGGCCGGGTGGAGGTCCTCACCGGAGCGCCCTCCGCCTGA